CCCGACACCGACCGGCCCAGGATCCGGTCGAATTCGAAGGCCCAGGGCAGTTCGGCCCGTGGCGGTGTGGGCATGTCGACCCCGGCCCGCACGGTCACAGGTGTGCGCGGTTGCAGTCCCTCGGTCGCCACGGTCAGTGTCCTGCCGTCGGCGCTCAGTTGCGTGCACGGCTCACCCGTTCCCACGCCCACCGAGCACTGCGCTCCCGTGATGGCCGCGGGCAGGGTCACCGTGACGGAGGAGCGATAGATGTAGTTGTCCCAGCCCGGCGAGATCACGTTCCAGTAGAACACCGTCGGCGGTGTGTCCGTGATGGTGCCGGTGTCGCTGGCGAAACTCTTGGCCGCTGCGGTGTCGCCGGGATCGAGGACTCCCGGGACCGTGTAGCGGATCTCGAAGATGTGCTCGCCGTAGTCCAGGTAGCTGTCCGGGTCGCCGATCTTCGCGACGCTGAACCGGTCGCCGTTGCGCCACAGCATTTCGTAGGGGATCGTGTCGCCGTCCATCAGGATCGAGGTGATCTCGGGCACCTGACGGATGCGGGAATTGTTGGGGTTGACCACATCCCAGTAACGGAACAGGCCATGCCTGCCGCTGGGGAAGTCCGCGGTGATCGTCTCGGTCGCAGTCAGGTTGCCGTCCGCGTCCACCTGGTAGTCGGCGACATAGTCGGTGATGGTGACCGGGTCGGACGGCGGGCTGGCATTCTCGTCGGGCGCGTCGGTGAACACGGCGGGCCAGAGCACGGCGCCAGCGAGCAGGAGGAACAGGATCGTCCACTTGAACAGCCGGCCCAACCAGCCCATGCATCACCCTCGACTCTCTGCGCTGGGCTACACACTAAGCGCAACAGCGTGATGTGCGAGTCCGGATCGGCGGCCGTGCACCACGAGCCACCACCACCGCGGCACCGGCGCCTGCTCGCCCGCCCCCCTCAGCTGGTGCTCCTCAGCCTATGTGCAGTGGATCCACCTGAACTCGCACCAATTCGTGGTCGCGGCGCGCGCTGAGCACCCCGGTGGCGCGTCGAAGCGTCGACGCGAGCTCCAGACCCTGGTCTCGTCTCACGCGCACGAGCATGCGGATCACCTCGGCGTCGGGGTCGAGTCCGGCGGGCCGCCTTGCGCCGAGGGGCAGGTCGACGGGGCCGAGGACGTCCATCGGGCCCGCGAGGTCACCGGGCAGGCCCGCCGTCTCCAGCAGTGCGGAAACCCCGTCGGAGGTTCCGTCGAGGGCGGCGATGTGCACGCTCGGCGGCAGGCCCACCTCGGCGCGGGAGTCGAGTTCGGCTTCAGCGGCCCCGACCGGGTCCCAGCGCACCAGGCACTGGACCGTCGGCAGCGATGCCTCGGCCACCACGACCACCGCCCCGCCCTCGGAATGCGGACGCACCAGCGCCGCCGCCCCCAGCCATCGCCGCAGCGTGTCCTCCGCGGCGCGCAGATCCTGACGGCCCAAAAGCGCCCAGGCGTCCAGCAGCAGTGCCGCGCCGTACCCGTGCGGTGCCGCGGGTTCGGCACCCGGCGTCGCGACCGCGACCACCGGGCCGTCCTCGACCGTGCTCACCATCGACTCGCCCGACGATGTGACGATCGTCGTCCCCGGGAACGCGCGGCCCAATTCCTCTGCGGTCCTGCGGGATCCGATCACGACGGCGCGCACCGCGTCCGAACCGCAGCGCACGCAGCGCAGCGTCGAGTCGTGCCGCCCGCACCATCGGCACACCGCACCGGTGGTGAGCCGATCGGTGAGCGACAGCGGGCCCGTGCAGTGTCGGCAGCGGGCCACGGTGCGGCACTTGGCGCACGCCAGCGACGGCACGTATCCGCGCCGCGGCACCTGCACCAGCACGGGCCGCTCGGCCTGCAGTGCGGTCCGCGCGGCCTGCAGTGCCACCGAGGGCAGACGCGCCGAATGCGCGGCGGCATCCCGTTCCTGCTGGAAGCCGTCGTTCTCCAACGCCACGACGCGCGGTGCGCGGGCCCGCAGCACGGGACGCGTCGCCACCAGATCGTGGGCCCACCCACTGCGCACCAGTGCCTGCGCCTCGGCGGTCCGCGCGTAGCCGCCGATGACTGCGGCACAACGCATCTGATGTGCCCGCAGCATCGCCACGTCGCGCGCGTGCGGATAGGGCGCGCGCGGTTCGGCCAGGGTGTCGTCGCCGTCGTCCCAGATCAGCACCAGGCCCAGCGCCGTCACGGGCGCGAACACCGCACTGCGGGTGCCGATCACGACCGAGGCGTTGCCGCGCAGGGCCGCCAGCCACCGTCGGTAGCGCGCGGAGGGGCCCAGGCCCGCCGAGAGCGCGACGACCGTCGAGGCCGCATCCTTGCCGAGTCGCGCCACGGTGCTGGCGTACAGCGCGTCGACATCGCGCTGATCGGGCACCACCGCGACGACACCCCGTCCCCCGCACAGCGTCGCCGCGGCCATGTCGGCGAAGCGGTCGGCCCAGGACTCACCGGGCAGCGCCTGCCACACCGCGCGCACGGCCCGCGCCTCGGCGAGCGCCGTCAGGAACGACTCCCCTCCGCGATATCCCGACCACGGCGTCGGGTCCGGCGGCTCGAACGTCAAAGGTGTTTCCGCCGTGGCGATGTCTCGTTCTGCGCGGGCGTGCCGGGGTGGGATGGCCAGCCGCAGCACGTCGGCGCGGATACCCGCGTACCGTGCCGCGACGGCGTCGACCAGTCTGCGGATCTCCGGGGTCAGCACGGGTTCAGCCGACACCACCCGATCGAGCCAGCCGAGTTTCCCGGCGTGGTCGGTGTCGCTGCGACGTTCCAGGATGAACCCGTCGACCAGACGGCCGTGGAACCGCACTCGAACCCGGACCCCGGGTTGGGCGTCATCGGACTGTTCGGCGCTGACCAGGTAGTCGAACTCGCGATCGAGGTGCGGCACGGTGAGCATCGGCAGCACCCGGGCGATGGGTTCGTGCTCGGCCGCTGTCCGGGTACTGGTCACCGCACCAGTTCAGCAGGCTGCACCGACGAACGCCGAAAGAGCAGGCCCGCGGTGATCATGACCATCGCGGCCGCGTAGGCCCACCAGATCGGCACGGCCAGCAGTTGGTCGTGGCGGACGAACTCCGAGATGCCGATCATCGAGTCCGACACCGCGAAGGACACCGCGCCCAGCGCGGTCCACACCGTGGGCAGGCGGGCCATCAGCGCCGCACACACCATTGCGCCGAGCACCGTGATGTACAGCGTGACCGGCACCGTCAACCCCTGCTCGGCCAGATTCGGCCAGAACCAGACCAGCAGCGCGATGCACGACACGACGACCACCGCCGCGGCGACCAGGCGCACCGGCGACGGTGACCACAGCGGGATCAGCGCACCGAGGAAGCACACATGGGCCACCAGGAACGCCCCGAGACCGCCGACGAACGAGGGTTCCCACCACGGGATCGCGAGCAGGAAGTCGCCCAGCGCCGAGAACAGCAGGGCCGCAACGAGCCACCGTCGCTCCCGGATCAGGGGGTGCGCGGTGGCTGCGACCGCCAGCAGGACGGCCATCAGGGCCTTCACGACGGGCTGACCGGCGAACTGCCCGGTCAGTGCCGCGCCAGCGGGTGAGGAGACGGCGACCGCGATCAGGAATACGCCGTAGGCGGCACCGACGACCGCGCCGGCCAACCACATCTGCGTTCGGAGTTCTGGAGGCGTGACCACCCTGCGAAGGTAGCGGACGGGTCGAGCAGGGCAACACTGCGAACGGCTAGGTTGGTGCGATGCCAAGCATCGATCCGATCCTTCAGCAGGTGCTCGACGTCGCGCCCTTCCGGTTGACCCCCGCCGACGGCCCCAACGTGGCCCGCAAGCTGTTCGCTGACCTGCCGCGCCCGGCCCTGCACCCCGAGGTGCGCAGCGAGGACCGTCAGGTCGCCGGTGAGGCCGGTGACATCCCGATTCGGATCTACTGGCCGGCGCAGCACGAGTCCTCGTCGCCGGTCGTGCTGTTCTTCCACGGCGGCGGCTTCGCCGTGGGCGATCTCGACACCTACGACAACCAGGCCCGCCAGCACGCCGCCGACGCCGAGGCGATCGTGGTTGCCGTGGAGTACCGTCTGGCGCCCGAGGAGCCGTATCCGGCTGCGGTGCAGGATGTCTGGGCCGTGACGCGCTGGGTCGGCGAACACGCCGGGGAGTTCGGCGGCGATCCGAGTCGGCTCGCGGTGGCCGGCGACTCGGCGGGCGGAAACCTCGCCGCGGTGGTGGCGCAGATGGCCCGCGACGAGGGCGGACCGGCGCTGGTGTTCCAGCTGCTGTGGTACCCGGCGATCACCTCGGACCCGACGCTGCCGTCGTTCACCGAGAACGCCGATGCGCCCATCCTCGACACGGCCGCGGTCGACGGGTTCACCGCGTGGTACGCCGGTCACCTCGACCTGTCGGATCTCGCGGCCCTGCCCGCGACGCTGGCCCCCGAGCGGGCGGCGAGCCTGGAGGGGCTGCCGCCGGCGTATGTCGCGGTGGCGGGGCACGACCCGCTCCGCGACGGTGGCCGCTGGTACGCCGAACTGCTCGAGGCCGCGGGAGTGCCCGTCACCTACGACAACGCCGAAGATCTGGTGCACGGCTATCTGGCGTTCGCCGGTCTTGTGCCCGCGACCACCGAGGCCAAGGATCGCGGGATGGCCGCGCTGCGGCGCGCGCTGCACGGCTGACACTCAGCCCCGCAGCCGAAATGCACTGAGGGTCGTGATCCTGTCCGGATCACGACCCTCAGTGCACTTGCGAGGCTTCTAGACGGAAGCTTTGAGCTCCTCGACCTTGTTCAGCTGCTCCCACGGCAGTTCCACGTCGGTGCGCCCGAAGTGGCCGTAGGCGGCGGTCTGCGCATAGATCGGGCGCAGCAGGTCCAGATCGCGGATGATCGCGCCGGGCCGCAGGTCGAACACGCTGGTGATGGCCTTCTCGATCCGGGCCGGGTCGACGGTCTCCGAACCGAACGTCTCGACGAACAGGCCCACGGGTGCGGCCTTGCCGATCGCGTAGGCCACCTGAACCTCGATGCGCTCGGCCAGGCCCGCGGCCACGACGTTCTTTGCCACCCAGCGCATCGCGTAGGCCGCCGAGCGGTCCACCTTTGACGGATCCTTGCCGGAGAAGGCGCCGCCGCCGTGGCGCGCCCAGCCGCCGTAGGTGTCGACGATGATCTTGCGGCCGGTCAGGCCGGCGTCACCCATCGGGCCGCCCAGCTCGAACTTGCCGGTGGGGTTGACCAGCAGCCGGAAGTCGGAGGTGTCCAGCGTGTCGTGGTTGAGGTCGGCCAGCACGGTGTTGACGACCTTCTCCCGGATATCCGGGGTCAGCGTCGCCTCGAGGTCGATGCCCGCCGCGTGCTGCGTCGAGAGCACGACCGTGTCCAGGCGGACCGGAGTGGTGCCGTCGTACTGCACGGTGACCTGGGTCTTACCGTCGGGCCGCAGGTAGTCCAGCACGCCGTTCTTGCGGACCTCGGTCAGACGACGCGACAGGCGGTGCGCCAGCGCGATCGGCAGCGGCATCAGCTCAGGGGTGTCCTTGATGGCATAGCCGAACATCAGGCCCTGGTCGCCGGCGCCCTGGGCGTCCAGCGGGTCGCCAGCGCCCTCGACGCGGGCCTCATGGGCGGTGTCGACGCCCTGCGCGATATCCGGAGACTGCGCGCCGATGCCGATGTTCACACCGCAGGAGGCGCCGTCGAAACCCTTGTCCGACGAGTCGTAGCCGATGTCGAGGATGCGCTCGCGAACGATGTTGGTGATGTCGGCGAAGGCCTCCTTGGCCGTCGTCGTGACCTCACCGACCACGTGGACCTGACCGGTGGTGACGAGTGTCTCCACGGCCACCCGGGACCTCGGATCCTGGGCGAGAAGCGCGTCGAGCACCGAGTCGCTGATCGCGTCACAGATCTTGTCGGGATGCCCCTCGGTCACCGACTCACTGGTGAACAGCCGACTCTTATCGCTCACGTTTACGTCCTTCCGGCTCGGAAGCCTGGTGGTCATTTAGTTCGCCGAGCATATCGCCGCGCCATCAGACCTCGGCAGCGTGCCCACGGGCAACACTTATGCGCAATCTGAGTGGCACTGGCGGCGTTTCAGCCCCGATCCTGGAGCAGCGCCGCGACCGAGTCCACGATACGACTCGCCATCAACGTCTTCGACCCGTGCTCAAGCGCCGACTCGGTGCCGTCGGCGGCCAGCAACCAGCCGTCATTGTTGTCGACCTCGAACGCGCGACCGTCCCCGACCGCATTGACGACCAGCAGGTCACAGCCCTTGCGCCGGAGCTTGGCGCGCGCATGGAACAGCACGTCGCCGTTCGCGTCGCCGGTCTCGGCAGCAAAACCGACGATCACCCGCATGTTGGGCAGTTGGCCGTCGGTGCGGGCCTGCACGGCGCCGGCGAGCACGTCGTCGTTGCGGATCAGGTCGATCGAACTGGGCTCCTCGGCGCCGCCCTTCTTGATCTTGGCGGTCGCGACGGTGGCGGGCCGGAAATCCGCGACGGCCGCGGCCATCACGAGCGCATTGGCGTCGGGGGCGTGCTTGGACACCGCGTCGCGCAACTGCGCCGCCGATCCGATGTGCACGACGTGCACACCCGCCGGGTCTGCCAGGCCTGCGGTGTTTCCGGCGATCAGCGTCACCTCGGCGCCGCGCTGCGCGGCCACGCGGGCCACGGCGTAACCCTGCTTGCCGGAACTGCGGTTGCCGATGAAGCGGACGGGATCCAGGGGTTCACGGGTGCCGCCCGCGGTCACCAGGAGCTTGGTTCCGGCGAGGTCGTGGGGCAGCGCGTCGGCGCGGGCCAACAGCAGCTCGGCGAAGGTCGTGATCTCTTCGGGTTCGGGCAGTCGGCCCGGTCCGGTGTCGGCGCCGGTCAGGCGGCCGGAGGCCGGTTCGAGGACGACGGCACCGCGGCTGCGCAGCGTCTCGACATTGTCGACGGTTGCGGGGTGCAGCCACATCTCGGTGTGCATGGCCGGGGCGTAGAGCACCGGACAGCGCACGGTCAGCAGCGTCGCGGTCAACAGATCGTCGGCGCGTCCGGCCACGGCACGGGCCAGCAGGTCCGCGGTCGCGGGGGCCACGACCATCAGGTCGGCCTGCTGCCCGATGCGGACATGGGGCACCTCGGGCACGTCTTCGAAGACCCCGGTGCGCACCGGGTTGCCCGACAACGCCTCGAACGTGGCGGCGCCGACGAACTTCAGCGCGGACTCGGTGGGGACAACCCGCACCTCATGGCCGGCCTCGGTGAGTTGGCGGACCACAGAACACGCCTTGTAGGCGGCGATTCCGCCTGCCACACCGACGATGATCCGTTTGCGAGCCATCAGGATCGCTCTCCTCCGCTGGGGCTCATCGGTGTGGGCCTGTGTCGCTACTCGCCCTCGGTGTGCTCGAGCAGGTCGCCGTGGATCTCGCGCATCGCGATCGACAGCGGCTTCTCCTGCAGGCCGGGCTCGACCAGCGGGCCGACGTACTCGAGGATGCCGTCACCGAGCTGGTTGTAGTAATCGTTGATCTGACGGGCCCGCTTGGCGGCGTAGATCACCAGCGCGTACTTGCTCGACACGCGGTCCAGCAGCTCGTCGATTGGGGGATTCGTGATGCCCAGCGGAGTGTCGTAGGCGCCGAATCCCGCGGCGTCGACCGCATCGGTGGCGGTCAGGGTGTCGGCGTGCGAGTTGGTCACTGAATCTCCTGGCAGATGGTGTAAAAGTTTCGGTTTGCGCTGGCTGTCGAAGCCCTAAGGATGGGCTTCCGGCGCATGTCCCACCAGCAAGGATACCAATTCAGAGCAGGCGCTTTCCAATTCCCTGTTCACGACGACGACGTCGAAGTCGTCTTGAGCCGCCAGTTCCGCCCGTGCGGTGGCCAGTCTGCGCTCCATGACTTCGGGCGTTTCGGTGCCTCGTCCGACGAGGCGCGCCTCCAGAACGGCCCAACTCGGCGGGGCCAGGAAGACGCTCAACGCGGTGGGCATCGCGGCCTTGACGGCACGCGCACCCGCAAGATCGACCTCGATCAACACGGGCCGACCTGCATGCATAGCGGCCTGCACAGCGTCCCTCGGGGTTCCCGAGCGCTGCAGACCGCCGTGAATCTCAGCCCATTCGAGCAGCTCATCGCGCTCGATCAGGCTCTGGAACTGCTCTGCGGACACGAAGTGGTAATCCACACCGTCGACCTCACCGGGGCGCGGGGCCCTGGTGGTGGCCGAGACGCTGAAATACAGCTCGGGGATCCGTTCCCGCAGGCAGCGAACGACGGTCGACTTACCGACCGCGGAAGGACCGGACAGCACGACCACGCGGCCGTCCGGTCCTCCGCCAGTGCTCACTGACCGCTTAGGACGGGTCGAACTTGTCCAGCAGCGCCTTGCGCTGCCGGTCGCCGAGACCGCGCAGGCGGCGGGTCGGGGCGATTTCCAGCTCGGTCATGATCTCCTGCGCCTTGACCTTGCCAACCTTGGGCAGGGCCTCGAGCAGCGCGGAAACCTTCATCTTGCCGAGGACCTCATCGGTCTCGGCGTCCTTCAGGACCTGCTTGAGGTTGGTGCCGCCGCGCTTGAGCCGATCCTTGAGTTCGGCTCGTGCTCGACGAGCGGCAGCAGCCTTCTCCAACGCTGCCGCGCGCTGTTCGTCGGTCAACTGGGGAAGGGCCACGATTCCTCCGTCTCATTGCCATTTCTCGCGCCGAGGACACATGGGTGTCAACGACTTGTTGTGCCTTGGCCGGGTACGCCAGCCAGCGACGACGACCGTACCCAGGCTCTGTGACGAAATCTAACCCCACCCCCTGGTTTCGCGGTTAAACGCCCAGCGTATTAGGGCCCACATCGCGGGGTTCCGATGCCGAAGATCACCGCCCGAGACTGGTCGACGCGCTCCCGCAACCCGCCCGACTTGGGTGTGTTTGCCCAGTACAGATGGCATTTCAATCCCGGCGGGCGTGGCCGGGGCCGCATTGTGCAGGTCAAGTGCTTCGCCGGCGGCCCAGCCAAGGAAGTTCGGCGAAACTCTGCGTGCGTGTCGCGGCGTGTCGGGACATCCGCGACCGCCTACGGCACACACATGTCTTTGACAGCGCATTCACAGGTGCCGCTCTTAGCGTCCCTCGATGTCGGGGTCCGCTCGTTCGTCTTCCCCCTGGAAGGAATCCCACATGCGCTTCAAGCGCCTGACCAGCGCGTCAGCCATCCTCATCACCGCAAGTCTGTCCGCCGCGACCCTTGGGGCGGGTGTCGCGGCGGCCGCACCCGGTGGGCCGGGCGGGCCGGGTGGTCCGCCGTGCGGCCCCGGCTGCCAGCAGCCCGGTGGTCCCGGCGGCCCAGGCGGTCCGGGACGCCCCGGTGGGCCCCAGCAGGGACCTCCGGGCCATCCAGGCGGTCCATGGGGTCCCGGCGGCCCAGGAGGGCCTCCACGGGGACCTGAGCGGCCTCCAGGCGGATTCGGCGGTCCCCCGCCACCACCGCCCCCCGGCCTGGCTTGGCGCGGCATGGACCAGGGCCGCTTCGACCACCGGCCGTTCAACTACCGCGGGAGCTGGGTGACGCCCATCTTCCGACCCGACTTCAACCACTGGGGATTCTGGTTCTTCGGCATCTGGATCCCGTTGTGATCCAGCTCTGAGTCAGGGGTCCTGACAAGCCCCTGCCGCGACACTTAAACCTCTGCGATGACACGCCGTGATGCGTCGCAGAGGTTTAAGTTTCGAGGAGCTCAAGCGCTCGAGAGCTCAGCCGGCCAGGTGGGCGACGGCCTCGCGCATCTTCTCGGCCGCGGCGCGCAGATCGGCCACCTGTGGGCCCGCGCGCAGCACCTCCCGCGACACCGCGGGCAGAAGCTGGCCCGGATGCGCGCCGCCGAGTCCCTGCAGCGCCTCGGGCCGCCCACCCTGGGCGCCCACGCCTGGCACCAGGACCGGGCCGCCGAGGTTGCTCACGTCGGGCACCGACGTCAGGGTCGCGCCGACGACCACGCCCACGAACCCGGGTGGGTCGGCGGCGTTGACCGCGGCGGCCTCGTCGACGATCGACTGCGCGAGCGTGCGACCGTCCTCGCGCACCACGCCCTGCACACTGGCACCCTCCGGGTTGGAGGTGGCAGCCAGCACGAACACCCCGCGGCCGTTCTCGG
The DNA window shown above is from Mycolicibacterium confluentis and carries:
- the rpoZ gene encoding DNA-directed RNA polymerase subunit omega; the encoded protein is MTNSHADTLTATDAVDAAGFGAYDTPLGITNPPIDELLDRVSSKYALVIYAAKRARQINDYYNQLGDGILEYVGPLVEPGLQEKPLSIAMREIHGDLLEHTEGE
- the mihF gene encoding integration host factor, actinobacterial type, with product MALPQLTDEQRAAALEKAAAARRARAELKDRLKRGGTNLKQVLKDAETDEVLGKMKVSALLEALPKVGKVKAQEIMTELEIAPTRRLRGLGDRQRKALLDKFDPS
- a CDS encoding lysoplasmalogenase — translated: MWLAGAVVGAAYGVFLIAVAVSSPAGAALTGQFAGQPVVKALMAVLLAVAATAHPLIRERRWLVAALLFSALGDFLLAIPWWEPSFVGGLGAFLVAHVCFLGALIPLWSPSPVRLVAAAVVVVSCIALLVWFWPNLAEQGLTVPVTLYITVLGAMVCAALMARLPTVWTALGAVSFAVSDSMIGISEFVRHDQLLAVPIWWAYAAAMVMITAGLLFRRSSVQPAELVR
- the gmk gene encoding guanylate kinase, whose product is MSTGGGPDGRVVVLSGPSAVGKSTVVRCLRERIPELYFSVSATTRAPRPGEVDGVDYHFVSAEQFQSLIERDELLEWAEIHGGLQRSGTPRDAVQAAMHAGRPVLIEVDLAGARAVKAAMPTALSVFLAPPSWAVLEARLVGRGTETPEVMERRLATARAELAAQDDFDVVVVNRELESACSELVSLLVGHAPEAHP
- a CDS encoding alpha/beta hydrolase; translation: MPSIDPILQQVLDVAPFRLTPADGPNVARKLFADLPRPALHPEVRSEDRQVAGEAGDIPIRIYWPAQHESSSPVVLFFHGGGFAVGDLDTYDNQARQHAADAEAIVVAVEYRLAPEEPYPAAVQDVWAVTRWVGEHAGEFGGDPSRLAVAGDSAGGNLAAVVAQMARDEGGPALVFQLLWYPAITSDPTLPSFTENADAPILDTAAVDGFTAWYAGHLDLSDLAALPATLAPERAASLEGLPPAYVAVAGHDPLRDGGRWYAELLEAAGVPVTYDNAEDLVHGYLAFAGLVPATTEAKDRGMAALRRALHG
- the coaBC gene encoding bifunctional phosphopantothenoylcysteine decarboxylase/phosphopantothenate--cysteine ligase CoaBC, encoding MARKRIIVGVAGGIAAYKACSVVRQLTEAGHEVRVVPTESALKFVGAATFEALSGNPVRTGVFEDVPEVPHVRIGQQADLMVVAPATADLLARAVAGRADDLLTATLLTVRCPVLYAPAMHTEMWLHPATVDNVETLRSRGAVVLEPASGRLTGADTGPGRLPEPEEITTFAELLLARADALPHDLAGTKLLVTAGGTREPLDPVRFIGNRSSGKQGYAVARVAAQRGAEVTLIAGNTAGLADPAGVHVVHIGSAAQLRDAVSKHAPDANALVMAAAVADFRPATVATAKIKKGGAEEPSSIDLIRNDDVLAGAVQARTDGQLPNMRVIVGFAAETGDANGDVLFHARAKLRRKGCDLLVVNAVGDGRAFEVDNNDGWLLAADGTESALEHGSKTLMASRIVDSVAALLQDRG
- a CDS encoding primosomal protein N'; its protein translation is MLTVPHLDREFDYLVSAEQSDDAQPGVRVRVRFHGRLVDGFILERRSDTDHAGKLGWLDRVVSAEPVLTPEIRRLVDAVAARYAGIRADVLRLAIPPRHARAERDIATAETPLTFEPPDPTPWSGYRGGESFLTALAEARAVRAVWQALPGESWADRFADMAAATLCGGRGVVAVVPDQRDVDALYASTVARLGKDAASTVVALSAGLGPSARYRRWLAALRGNASVVIGTRSAVFAPVTALGLVLIWDDGDDTLAEPRAPYPHARDVAMLRAHQMRCAAVIGGYARTAEAQALVRSGWAHDLVATRPVLRARAPRVVALENDGFQQERDAAAHSARLPSVALQAARTALQAERPVLVQVPRRGYVPSLACAKCRTVARCRHCTGPLSLTDRLTTGAVCRWCGRHDSTLRCVRCGSDAVRAVVIGSRRTAEELGRAFPGTTIVTSSGESMVSTVEDGPVVAVATPGAEPAAPHGYGAALLLDAWALLGRQDLRAAEDTLRRWLGAAALVRPHSEGGAVVVVAEASLPTVQCLVRWDPVGAAEAELDSRAEVGLPPSVHIAALDGTSDGVSALLETAGLPGDLAGPMDVLGPVDLPLGARRPAGLDPDAEVIRMLVRVRRDQGLELASTLRRATGVLSARRDHELVRVQVDPLHIG
- the metK gene encoding methionine adenosyltransferase, which encodes MSDKSRLFTSESVTEGHPDKICDAISDSVLDALLAQDPRSRVAVETLVTTGQVHVVGEVTTTAKEAFADITNIVRERILDIGYDSSDKGFDGASCGVNIGIGAQSPDIAQGVDTAHEARVEGAGDPLDAQGAGDQGLMFGYAIKDTPELMPLPIALAHRLSRRLTEVRKNGVLDYLRPDGKTQVTVQYDGTTPVRLDTVVLSTQHAAGIDLEATLTPDIREKVVNTVLADLNHDTLDTSDFRLLVNPTGKFELGGPMGDAGLTGRKIIVDTYGGWARHGGGAFSGKDPSKVDRSAAYAMRWVAKNVVAAGLAERIEVQVAYAIGKAAPVGLFVETFGSETVDPARIEKAITSVFDLRPGAIIRDLDLLRPIYAQTAAYGHFGRTDVELPWEQLNKVEELKASV